AAATCACGTTAAACCACGCGAGATGTAAAATGCGCcaaagctacaaaaaaaaaataaacaggaagttaaCTAACCTTGAACGTTGGTTCCGGCACCcgccaaaaaacaagaaaaaaataagaagaatgaAGGACCGTATGCAGACTGTAAGTGTCAgtgtattatatttatattgtcGTAGCAAGTAATATTTATCTACATTATAAAATATAAGTGGATAAAGAGAACGAGAACGAGTTTCAAAAGTTTCAGAGGGAGTGAACGTTATTAGCCATATTGATAAGCAACATAACGTTACATCATATTCGTTTTATTCTACTTAAAAGGGAATAATTTATAGCATTATACCGGtaaatttgattattattaCTATCACCTAGATGGTGACATGAACTGGCCATATCAGTTAATTGACAGCTTGTCCGCAGGCATTTCTGATTTACCATTAGTTTTGCTAAAGTTGTTTCTACAGTCAAACACTACTTGCTATAGCCATAAAAGTTACTGTTTCTCAATCAATAAATGCACATTACCCTGAACAAATGAACTGGCCTCAGACTCTGCTTACTAAACAACATGTACAAAGAAGTGCAGAGAAAGCAATTTGTATGGGTTTCTTCTGAGAGTGTGCCATCAACATGTTTTTTGGTCGGAGTAACAGAAATGATTTGACCATAGTTAATGGATCCTGAGGTTACAtgacctttgtgtttttgatgGAGTTGTGTGCTcaaatttatgtttatgtttgctttCAGCTCCACCCTACTATTGTCATTGGGGGTAAACCTCCAGTgatttttgaaaatgaaaagtacCAATGTGCAGTTTGTAAAAAACATGGTGACTATGCAAATatttttgcacatgtgcaaagtCATGAAAGGGCAGCTGTCCATCATGGAGGTATGTTTAAATTTCAAATCCAGAGAGTTCCATGCATGTGTTTGCAGTGTTGTAAATATGTACTTTATACCAATGGTGGCATATATGTTGTATTAGTGAACATATACTGGATAAGAATTTCATGCACAAatggtttttaaatgaaatttgtatttgtttgcagGTTATAAAATATTCAGGTGCCTGCGTGGCTGTGTTAAAACGCCACACCACCACTGCTTGTATTGTGGCCGCACAGTCACCACACAGGACTTCTTTATAAGGCATCTTAACACCTGCAGCAATGTGGTAACCTTAGGTATTCCtttgtttagatattttttatattttaacatacATGCACCTTCATTTCTCAcaattttcagtttaaatacagtatatgcttgtttctctctctcctccatcaATACTGCAGCCTCCTCCGTCCCTGCAGTCTCAGCTGCCTCCTCTGCCACTCACACCACCAGTGACCATGGAGCCTCCTCTGCCACTCATGCCACCAGTGCCTCACCTTTCTCCGATGCTACCCGTGCCACTCATGCCACCTCAGCAGCCTCCTCTGCCACTCACACCACCAGTGCCTCAGCAGCCTCCTTTGCCACTCACACCACCAGTGCCTCAGCAGCCTGCTTTGCCACTCACACCACCAGTGCCTCAGCAGCCTCCTCTGCCCCTCACACCACCAGTGCCTCAGCTGCCTCCTCTGCCACTCACACCACCAGTGCCTCAGCAGCCTCCTCTGCCACTCAGGCCACCAGTGCCTCAGCTGCCTCCTCTGCCACTCACACCACCAGTGCCTCAGCTGCCTCCTCTGCCACTCAGGCCACCAGTGCCTCAGCAGCCTCCTCTGCCACTCACACCACCAGTGCCTCAGCTGCCTCCTCTGCCACTCATGCCGCCAGTGACCATGGAGCCTCCTCTTTCTCCTATTATTCGACCATTTCCAACCTTCAAAGGAGAAGTGAGTTATTGAAATCAAGGCCAAAAAAAACTACCTGCACCTTTTGTAATttgattttgaataaaaaaaacataaaagtacaCATACAAAGACGCCACACCTCTGGAATCACTGACATAACTTCAAGTCACCATCTGCCATCACAATGTATAGATGAAAAGAATGGTATATTTGCtattagaaaaacattttctggacCACTTACACCAGTACATGTTCAAAATTGCACTTGGGGTGAGAAACATCTTGTGTTGTGTGAGGTGGAGCAATGTAGACGGGCAGGGGAGTTTGCCATAAGAAGTGGTCACATGGGTTATAAGTGCATGCATCAAAAATCCGTTTCATTTTGTCCCATGTCTTCAGGACGAAATGTAACCCTTAAAGAAGAGGTCCTAAAGGATATGGTTGACAAAAGGTGGATTTCTGAGAACACTAAGCACGTTTGTCTCTCACAACAGAAAGCAGCTGAGTCCGAGGGATCCCCTTTCAGTGAAGAGATCATTCTAGAAAAAGGAGCTTCAAAACTGTTTGTGTCTGTCAAAGCAAGTGAAACGGCATACTACTCGAGGCTGGGCAGAGTGGTGGTGTattttgaccaaaaaaaaaatacatggcACTGCCCTTGTTCGAAGCAGAGGAACAGCTGTCTGCACAAGTCAATAGCAAAATGGCACTTGAATCAAACACATTCACAGCTTTTTCAAAAAGTTAGGTCAACCGATTCCgatgtgtttgatgtttttgaaCAAGATGGACAAGATGAACAGAGCACTGTGCAAGATACCACACCTGTATACCCACCAGAAGGAAATGGTCTTATGGCAATGATTGTGTATTTgctgaagaacaaaaaaataccAGCTGTCCTGCCAAAAGATGTCAGCTCTCCATCAAATAGAAATACATTGCCACAGCACCTAATCCCTCAAGAAGCATTTTGTGCGGTGTGTCCAGGAAGGGTACCTCTTTCTGAACCAATCTTGGTATCGCAGAAAGCCAAGATTGTCACGTTCACAGGTGTACTAGAAGGTCTGTATTTTTAAGAAATGCATTATATTTGCTAATTCCAGTCTAATCATAGATACCCGTATTTTTCGGTCTATAAGTGGCGGTTACTTTCATAGTTTTGCGGGTCCTGCGACTTACAGTCTTATGTTAATGTGAATAACTTGGCTTCCCAGATTACAATTAAATGTCTTGGATATTTGTAAAATACAATTCGAAATAGGTGCATGTTATAATCAGGTGCGacttgtgtatgtttttttccacatcatGATGCATTTTTAGACTGATGCGACATATACGGTAGTACATTTCATGAGGATCTTTCTTACATCTAGTGAAATTGTGgaaaacttatttttatattttttcttatacTGTAGATGTGTCTACATATTGTAAGAGGTGTGGGATATGTGGAACATTCTACCGCTACCAAGAGTGGACTGAGGGGCTACACAACTTTGATGATCACGTCATTCTGACATTGCATCTTTGCCTTTTCCTGAGACAGTCTGTGCAGGTATTCttcatttattgtgttttaattttgattgtctgtttaaatgtttaaatcaactGATGACTTACGTACTTGTTGTTTTCCATATTAAGCTATTTATCCTAAAATGCAGACGGATCCACCACTGAGTTATTGCAGTCAGTCAAATTTCTCAAATGTAATTGTCTaccgattttttttttcttatgtttccATAGAATCACACTGCAGTTGGGAGGGCTATTGACATCCTCGAACAAACCAACAATAACAAATTTCCAAACCATGACTCCATTCTACATGGTTATCTGCACTTTGAGGCACTGACAGCACATGATTATAATTATTCTTGTGTAAATTGTGGGGTCCATCCACCTGTCGTTATTATGGATTTACATAAAAAGGGAGTGTTTAGTATGCCGGGTAAGCTTTGCTTTCTTTTGACATTTCCAATATAATAACGGCACTGATTTCAAGGAACATTTCCAACCACCTGTCGTACAGTGAGTGACCTTGAAGTTCCCCCATCGAACTTTGATGGACATGTTGATGCTGAGGAATTCTGGCACTCTGTTGAGAAAGAAATTCTTTGCAGagggtttttaaaaagtaagttGTAGCTCTGAATGTGTATGTGAAGTAAGTATTCTGGAGAACTGTTCTGCTGAAGTGTTCATAAATTTCCAGTCTAATGTAACTTGGAATAATGCATATGTATACTTGCATTTATGCTCTTGTGTGTGTCACGTTTATAACATAAAATCCATTGTTTCACTATGAAGGTAATCGAGACAATCCCTGTAAAGTCTCTCCTTCATATGATAAATGGGCACCATGGATTGGTCCTCATACGAGAGCTGAGAAAGTGCTCCTCAATACAGAGTATGCCAAACTTTCATCGAAAACATCTGTAGCAGAAAAAGCTGAAGTTGAAATATCAGAGGAACGTCTGTCAAGTGAACTTATGAACTTGAAGGTaaattgtaatattttgtttgcatgtgaTAGCTATACACACACTGTTAAGTCGTTTAGATTATTTGAAAGCAAAAAACCTTTGGTTTTTCATCATTGCTTTTGTGACTGTTCACATAGGTTGATACTTTGAGGAAACTTGTTCGTCAGTGTGGCGTTGACTCAAAGGGATCCAAAATGGATCTCCTCCTGCGTTTGAGGGACGAGATGAAAACCAGGAGCACCTATGATAAAGTGTTTCAAACTGTTTGGGGAGCATCAGGTTAAACATTAAACGTATTTACTATTGCATCATCTACTGCTATATATGAAAACCTTTTTTATGAATACTCTAGGACAGATGTCTGTGTTCTTCTTTTCTATTTGAAGGTGGCTGGGCAGTCATCATGTGCCCTTGTGGCATTGTAAACTCTGTTAAATTCAATATAAGAGCTGAAAGCCCAAGAGACTATACTGACATGTTGCTTTCCTTTAAACATTTCCCAAACGTCGTAATATATGATTTTGCGCGAGGATTAGTGACCCACACCAACCTACGGGAGCCAGAGAGACTGCCCTTCAGCCCACATGAAGGAAGACTGGTGACAGCTACACCAGAGAACATTTCATGTGCCAAGAGTGGGAAACTAAGGATCAGTTTGCCGTGGTTGCAGACGAAAAAATGCCCACCGGATGTTAATGGTCATCCTGAAACAGGCTCTGCAGAACATTATGCACTATATGACACGTTTCATCAATTCAACACAAAAGATGAAAAGGATTCTCTGACTAGTACCTAGTTGGACTAGTACCAGAGCTATGTGGGTGGCTCAATTCCCAGACAGTGGAGCAGCTCTTCTCTGGAATGCGTAAAAACAACTACTTTATGAACTCTCTTTCCCCATCAAGCCATGTATTCCTGATGCGCAACATCTTACACCATCGTAATGAGAGACTTAACCAGCAGGCCATTGATGGATTGAAGAAAGCTTTTAACGGAAATGTCATCCTTCACTCAAATGGAAAAGCCGTCCTCAGTATTTACTTAATctcttatttttatataattctgaataattttttgattaatttttaaatttaatgtcttCTTGTATCTGCAGCCACCAGCGTGTTGCTTCCCTTCAATGCCTCTGCAGCTGTCGGTTCCTCTGCTGCCACCACTGCCACTGCCACAGCTGCCACCACTGCAGTGTCAAGAAAGTCACAAGGGACACAGAAATACCGAGGTATTGCTTTGATTTTTTTGGAAGCCACATAGTTTTATGTATTGTCAAATTATTTCTGTGGGTGATGGACACTGTGTTATAGCAAAGGGTGAGGACAGACTTGGCTGTGGATGGCATTGTGAGGCTGCAACACAGACCTGCAACCTCAGACCATGTCGGTCCTCCTGGACATTAGGAGACCACCCAGAGCAACAACAATTGGTATGTTAATCAGAAACAACTGTGTATCAAAGGTATCCACCATATCCatagaagaaaaatgtttgttattGCCAAAGTTACGAATAACTAGTAACAACATATGCCAACCACATGTTACTGAAGCTACCTTGAAGATGTACTAATACTTTTATATAATAGACTGGTCATCTTGACATGGAAAATAGGCACTCATCAGTCGACCCCTATGTTGATAAATTTTACACAGGAaagaattcattcattttttgttgTCACAGCTGGAATACATCCTACATGATAAACATCCAAATGAAATTATCATCAAAGATGGCAATACTTGCCTTACAAGGGAAAATTTCCAGACTTTGGGGCTTCGGAGGGACATGGATTCAGAGGTACCTAAATTCATCTTTTCAGAATTCTATCTGATTGATATCGACGAAATTTGGGAAATTTTAGTGTCATTTCAGTGTACCCACTGTTAAGTGGAAGACTAAGCTATTTAGAGGTTGCATGTGATTTCTGAAATTACAAGCCTTGATATTTAAAAGTGTTATACTTACTATAAACATATTCACAGATGGGAAATGCTTGTCTGCGCCTCGTTCAGGAGATCTTGCAGATACAGGTACAGTTTTTAAATGGACAAAGAATGGTGCTAATTATCGGTTCTCATTGTTTTAAATAGTGAAGTCATTCTATGACAGTTTATCATTGGGCCCAGGAGCCTGTTCACTGTTTGTTAAtcctgtctttgtctttttaaccttaatttaaccaggaaaagtctcattgagattaaaaatctcttttacaagagCGTCCTGGCCAAGACAGGCAGCAGTTCAGTTACATGTTTGTTACAGTTCTCTATcagccatacacacacacacatataaaagaGTTATACAGTTCCGAAAATACACAGTCAAAATTACAGTTTCAATTCTAAAATGTCAGACTATTTCATATAAACAAGACAATCAGGAAAAGCAGCGACATACAGATGTTAATACATTCCTGTCAGTTAAAATCAATTTCTTTTTCAGGGGAAATCAGTTCATGTTGTGGACATCTACAAACCCCCAACGTGGCTGCCACCCTTGAATTGCAACCCTTCTGAGTGCTTGCCTGTAAGTAAATTGTGTCATGTGTAACACGATTACAGATAAATTGACATGTAATTGCTCTTTTTGTTTAGGTAAATTCAGAATACATGGATGCCATTGTATTTCCTCTTTGGGTCCCTGGGCATTTCCTGTTGTGTGTAAGTTTACTTTTGTGTATTTAAGCTGATATTTGTGAAGTTTTTTATGGTAAAATTGTCAACAACTGTCCTCCACAGGCTCACTCACAGCTGTCTGTCTTTTGCTTTATGGTACATTAGTGTTGTCTTCTGCTGTGGTATTGAAATATTGTTCTTACTGTCATGTCACTTGGTTATGAAATTTATACACCCCatgattttctgttatttttttctcttcttttagtTCTAGGCTTCACCTCATCCTCCATATGCTCTTTGAAAGCCCCTTTTAATTTTCTAACAACCATATACTCATCAAATTTTGAGGTCAATACTTTGAGTGTGATCCTATCTTTAACCTCCCTGTAATTGCTATGTTCTCCAGGTTATGAAGCCAATGCAGAGGGAAATTCTGTTCATTGACTCTCATTATCACATAAGAAAGCAGGGCTTTGGACACGACGCCTATCACAGTTGTTTAAGGCAAAAAATATGCAGTGTACTTTTATTTAGTCAAAGACGTTCCCTTGACTAAGGTCTGTGATTTTACAACAGagatttgtttacatttattttacatga
This DNA window, taken from Melanotaenia boesemani isolate fMelBoe1 chromosome 24, fMelBoe1.pri, whole genome shotgun sequence, encodes the following:
- the LOC121635171 gene encoding LOW QUALITY PROTEIN: uncharacterized protein LOC121635171 (The sequence of the model RefSeq protein was modified relative to this genomic sequence to represent the inferred CDS: deleted 2 bases in 1 codon) — protein: MCDHGASSATHATSASPFSDATRATHATSAASSATHTTSASAASFATHTTSASAACFATHTTSASAASSAPHTTSASAASSATHTTSASAASSATQATSASAASSATHTTSASAASSATQATSASAASSATHTTSASAASSATHAASDHGASSFSYYSTISNLQRRNVSTYCKRCGICGTFYRYQEWTEGLHNFDDHVILTLHLCLFLRQSVQNHTAVGRAIDILEQTNNNKFPNHDSILHGYLHFEALTAHDYNYSCVNCGVHPPVVIMDLHKKGVFSMPVSDLEVPPSNFDGHVDAEEFWHSVEKEILCRGFLKSNRDNPCKVSPSYDKWAPWIGPHTRAEKVLLNTEYAKLSSKTSVAEKAEVEISEERLSSELMNLKVDTLRKLVRQCGVDSKGSKMDLLLRLRDEMKTRSTYDKVFQTVWGASGGWAVIMCPCGIVNSVKFNIRAESPRDYTDMLLSFKHFPNVVIYDFARGLVTHTNLREPERLPFSPHEGRLVTATPENISCAKSGKLRISLPWLQTKKCPPDVNGHPETGSAEHYALYDTFHQFNTKDEKDSLTSLVGLVPELCGWLNSQTVEQLFSGMRKNNYFMNSLSPSSHVFLMRNILHHRNERLNQQAIDGLKKAFNGNVILHSNGKAVLTTSVLLPFNASAAVGSSAATTATATAATTAVSRKSQGTQKYRAKGEDRLGCGWHCEAATQTCNLRPCRSSWTLGDHPEQQQLLEYILHDKHPNEIIIKDGNTCLTRENFQTLGLRRDMDSEMGNACLRLVQEILQIQGKSVHVVDIYKPPTWLPPLNCNPSECLPVMKPMQREILFIDSHYHIRKQGFGHDAYHSCLSDLAKQLVPGPWIVKTGQDIVGLPQQTHGNDCGIFMIMYTWYLILGAPFDFTVVDMPVLRRWWCTVLVENFHLEGHGRRFAHFTKEGIEMVNGLSLPVFRVERKRKPIEETNQDLWTIADHCYAKKTKLKSESEENPELLEEAVKEAQRVRQLQCAELINCMKGSTSIRKHLEAIITGDLVSAWEHRKERPTLYFEDDQLDEAVSFLFGIIRETPRTRRLEDWVDFTINVLLPEVTVHTLAIKYDMPMQEAIVRYKKGIQYEPCELKMIEKALVKNLPEDAAVKLRAFKKRMERALSLRGEGWL